The genomic stretch AAAAAAGCTGATAAATTACTTCAGCCACCCTTCAgctaaatatttattaaaatttaatagtgcacaatataaaaataaaagctATCTCCTAATTACTTTTTTCATAAgtttttaattcatttcttaaaacctgacAGAACCAATTAATGGTGGGCAAGgcagtaaaataaaagagagaccaaataattaaataatagtagtattttaaaaCACAGTCAATATCAAAAATAATAACAGTAAATATATCACATTTACGCGTGCATATAGTTTGTGCAGTGTTTTGAGTCGAAAAGTTACTCAACCAAAATACACGTATATACTAAAACATCCGAATAGTGAAAAAACAAACCATTTGTCCAAACATAGAGAGCATATTAGCTACTAATGCATTCGAATATTAACTACTAAGTACTCAAATATTAACTACTAAAGAACTCGAATATTAACTACTAAGTACTCAAATATTAACTACTAAAGAACTCGAATATTAACTACTAAAGTATTCGAATATTGCCGCAGTTAGTCATCCATATAATAGAGAGATCCAGTGGACTTCTGCCCCAAATGGTGAGTCGACCCATGTTTGTTGATTCTAGGTCGGAAACTTGTGGGGTCCCTTCTACATGTGATATCCAGGTTCTACATATTACAAAAATGGATTACTGGTTAATAATACCATTGTGGAAGAACTTTATAAAAGAATAAATGTGATTTGGCTTACAGATAAGAAGAGGTTCATTCCAGTCACTAGTGATTGAGGTGAATTGGCAACACAATCAATGGATGGCTTCCCCTGATACACAATTACCCTATCAGCAAGGTATGTTGCCATGATGAAATCATGCTCCGCAACAAATGCAGGCTTCTTTTTTTGgcatataaatttttttatgacTTTTGCAGCAACAATACGCATCTCTGAGTCAAGAAATCCACTTGGTTCATCTATCAAGTATAAATCAGCTGGCTGCAGTCACACCAAAAGAAAACAAGTGTAATTGACAAGCAAAACACCAAAAAGGACCCATAGAACATTCACTAGGAACCTCACCTTTCCAAGACAAAGAGCGAGAAAAACCCTCTGTAGTTCTCCATCAGAAAGATTCACTAGCTTTTTATCCATCAATTCTATAATCAACAGAGGCCCCATCACATTGGATACAAACTCAGGATCCGTGTATAAACCACGAGTAACTTTATGCAACATCCTTTCCACGGTAACTTGAATTTTGGAACGTAAATTATGTGGCTTGTAAGAGGTCTTGAGTCTATGAATTTTAACATCAGATCCTTCTACTGGATCAGGCTTTAAAAGGCGACCCTGACATTTGGAAGGGCAGCCAGTTTCAGCATATATAACaagtttttaaatgtattttcaaAAGTAAACAAACTATACAAGTGTACCAGCATCCGTAGGAAGGTTGACTTTCCTGTCCCATTTTCTCCAAGCATCACAATTATTTGGGAATCAATGAATTCACCCTCCACAACCTTGAGACTGAAATTTTCATAAGTCTTAGTCATGGTTGGATACCTGTGTCTTGCATATGTTTCAATTTCCTCAGCACTTTCTTGTGGAGTGTCAGCAACCTGAGAGGAGAAGTACATTTTATGGGAATTGGCATCTCAGTTGCCCAAATGCTACATGTTAGCAGCAATAATATACGACTTACCTTAAGTGTCAAAGATTCATCTCTAAACCTAATTTTTTCGGTTGTCACATATCCATCCAggaaaatattaattccttCTTTGACAGAGAATGGAAGGGTAGCTGTCCCGTGGCTACCAGGTGACCCATAAAAGCAGCATATGCAGTCCGACAAATAATCAAGCATAGTAAGATCATGTTCTACCACAATTACATAGCTGAAAACAAAGACGACAAGTCATAACCATGTAAAACTTTCATGCTTGGATAGTTATCAGAAAAAATGAACATCACAGACATATTAGGTTGAAGCAAGGATCTGATAACTTGGGCAGCTTTTAATCTTAGTTTAACATCAAGATAATTGCATGGCTCATCAAACAAATAGACATCTGCATTTTTTACAGCAGCCATAGCTATTGCAAGCCTCTGAAACTCTCCACCCGATAACTTTCCCACATCACTGTTCATAACCGGAATTAACTCAAGGTCAGCAGCAAGTTGTTGtttcatatctctctcatctaCCTCAGTAAGGCATTGCCCAACGTTGCATTGAACAGCTTTAGGGACAAGTTTGCCTTCAAGAAATTTAGGTATACATATGGTGTGATGGGTCTTGAAGGTTGTCTGAGAAGAAATGAATCACAAAGAGATGTGACAAATTAATGAACTAGAGAAAAATAAAGACATGGAAAATATCAATATGTTGACATATAGAATAGAGTAGGGCAGATGAATTAAGTTGCAGGTATTCGAGAAATTTGCATTTGCATTTAGTAGTATCACCTGCTAAGCGAAAAATTTCCATCATCATTATTATGCAAATAAGTAAAGATTAAAAACTTAATATTTAAGATAAGGATATGGCAGTAGGCCATATATGATTTCATATACAAGCTTATGATAAGAAACCTTAGTTACTTAAGGTAAATAAAATCTCATCTGCATTATTATGCCAATAAATCCCAAGATTAAAGGACTTGATGTTTAAGATAAGCTGATACAATCATAGGTCAATATACAATTTCAAATACAACTTATAATCTACAGACCTAATCCTTTAACAGCCAACAAAAAGAGTATAGGGATATTAAACTTAAATATCATATTAAACTCAGGTATAGAAGTTCTCATGATCTAAAAACCTCCAACAATGCAATAGGGTCTTTAACAATTATATTGAAGCAATGGAAGATGatattgaaatataatatatataattgtaaGATTGCAAGAATGAATGAGATATAAGAAGCCAAAACTCTAAAAGGATTCTAGCAACATGAGCTAATACCTTCATTTTATGGTTAATAAGACGGTTGAAGTAATCGTGCAGCTCAGATTccttaaagaaattaaaaatttctttCCATTCAGGAGGAtcctacaaaaaaataaaagcagAGAGAAAATGTCAAGGAACGTGTTAAGGAAGGGCAGGTGAATAGGCAAAGAAAGTTACATCAAAGCGACCCAAGTTAGGTTTGAGCGACCCAGACAAAAGTTCAATAGCAGTAGTTTTCCCAATTCCATTTTTTCCCACGATTCCCAGAACTTCGCCAGGTCTCGGTACAGGTAATCTGTGAAAATGTTCACATCAAGTTAGAAATCAACAGAAACAAGCAAGTTGCGTATGAAACTGCGGTTTAATGAACACACCTAAGCAATTTAAAGGAGTCAGGGCCATAATGAAAGGATGTA from Salvia splendens isolate huo1 chromosome 4, SspV2, whole genome shotgun sequence encodes the following:
- the LOC121798656 gene encoding ABC transporter E family member 2-like; its protein translation is MSNQERTLIASDKDTSFHYGPDSFKLLRLPVPRPGEVLGIVGKNGIGKTTAIELLSGSLKPNLGRFDDPPEWKEIFNFFKESELHDYFNRLINHKMKTTFKTHHTICIPKFLEGKLVPKAVQCNVGQCLTEVDERDMKQQLAADLELIPVMNSDVGKLSGGEFQRLAIAMAAVKNADVYLFDEPCNYLDVKLRLKAAQVIRSLLQPNIYVIVVEHDLTMLDYLSDCICCFYGSPGSHGTATLPFSVKEGINIFLDGYVTTEKIRFRDESLTLKVADTPQESAEEIETYARHRYPTMTKTYENFSLKVVEGEFIDSQIIVMLGENGTGKSTFLRMLGRLLKPDPVEGSDVKIHRLKTSYKPHNLRSKIQVTVERMLHKVTRGLYTDPEFVSNVMGPLLIIELMDKKLVNLSDGELQRVFLALCLGKPADLYLIDEPSGFLDSEMRIVAAKVIKKFICQKKKPAFVAEHDFIMATYLADRVIVYQGKPSIDCVANSPQSLVTGMNLFLSNLDITCRRDPTSFRPRINKHGSTHHLGQKSTGSLYYMDD